Genomic segment of Engystomops pustulosus chromosome 8, aEngPut4.maternal, whole genome shotgun sequence:
aattcctcatagttttgtcgtgttaattatttgctagatatgaacaacccctttaagttatttgaATGACATGAGACTAGATGTCTGACATTCAGCAACTTCATGATCAGCTGTATGAACTATTCCCAGGCCTCAAGTGAATAGgggtgagctgcaataccaggcccTGGCACTATACTGTCCGACTTGTGTAATGCTGTGGTCTCTTCAATCCTCCCACCCCATAAGCTGTCCCGGGTGTAAAAATCCAATAATAAGATATTGATCATCCTTAGCCAACATATGGCCAAGCTGCAAAATATTTGCCTTTAAAATCTCATTTTAACCTCCTGTGGGGGCCCCTGGcatcaccccctgcacatggaaCAATAAATAAGAGCAGGGGTGATCTAAAATGCAAATTCGTTTTTATGGTAACACATGCATAATGATAAAACCCAAGTGCACCAGGTTCAGCCTAGACTGGGGCTTCTTCCAGAAACCGCGCCACTGTTGTTCAAGGCCAagtctagtattgcagctcattccGATTCAAGTCAATGGGAGGCGCTGTTCCTAGAATATTGGATGAGGACTGGCCAAGGTAGTCTCCAGACCATCTAATATTACTATGGTATCTGAAAGGAAGCAATCTGGAAGTCCTGtttaaagttttgtaaaataaaagaaaaacccaTCATCTTTATGTAATATGACAGCAGAAGATGCGCCCCCATGTTCTGgtcctatatatatttttactgctATAGTTTTTATAGTGGGGACTTGCACCCTCAGCACCTAATGAATGTAGCACTGGTTATGAAGCCCTAGTGGTAAAAGGTAGGTAGTCACTGTTCACTATCATCACGTGACACAGACTGTACTGGGTCCTGGCACATTCAATATCACATTATTGGGCCAAATCAATTCCCCAGGGCTGCAGTGGGAACCATAACGGTCCTGACTGTGCCCGCCGCCCTCTGGACTCATTTGGTTCAGTTCATTGCATAgacgccattttttttttttttttttttaaagtgaagtCTTGGTTGCTGTTTTACTTCAGTTCTGGCTCAAAATCTACATACCCCAAAGCCACCCCTCTAATATGGTACATATGACCAGGTTGTCTCCCATCAGACAATGGCAACTGTACAAGAACCTACAACAGGGTGCGTGTACCCCGCCATATGTCCTCCCATAGTGCAGCAAGAGGTGTATTACTATGCAGGCAGACAGAAGCAGTACAGCTACACCCTTGGGTGTAATCACCACATCAGACCACCATAAGACCCCTTTATCCAAGGAGTAGAAGTAATTTAGCTACGAGGGCCCAATCATTATTATAAGGGGGAAtgtgtagtagcagcagcacGATAAGGAGTTGTAACATTTGCAATGGGTGAAATAGCAATAACCAACAGGGATTCTTACAGTCACCATGATGGATTGATAAGATTTCAGGGGTGCATGGGATCCCCACTGCTCTTAGATAAGGACTGTGTGACCTACAAGGGGGCAGCTTATACCCTTTCCAATAAAAATGTGATGGTGGATACCCATCTCATGTGTATGGCCAGGGCTTTAGTGTacataaaaatctgtaaaaaaaaacatctagtgTTATTAGTGCTCAGGTTAGAGATGTAATAGATGAACTCCCAACTAAAGTTACAGCACCACCAGAATAAGAACACCAGGGAAGGGACCACCATTCCCATCTTAACGGTGGCAGTTTACTAtaaaagtaaatgtgcaccattaaaTTCAGAAAAAATATAGCCAGACCTTTGTTTTGTCAATAAAGAGGTCTAACATAACTGCACAGacaacatacaggcggtcccctacttaaggacacccgacttacagacaagccatagttacagacggacccctctgcccactgtgacctctggtgaagctccctggatgctttactatagtcccagactgcaatgatcagctgtaagatgtctgtaatgaagatttattgataattcttggtccaattacaccaaaaattttgaaactccaattgtcactggggcaaaagaaaaaaaattgtctagaacttccattataaaatatacagtttcgacttacatacaaactcaacttaagaacaaacctccagaccctatcttgtatgtaacccggggactgcctgtataaccagcagggggagctcacctGCTGAAAACTGTAGTAAAATGAATgcagtatacagtaagctccctctagtggtggctgtaggaaGCCAAAATTAAATCTTTCATTTGCAACCCTGTCACAGGAAAATGAATCTCAAACCACTAAAAAgatttaataaattattattattgaacacAATTCATTTTACCTACATAAAATATAGTGATAAAGAGGAGATTCAGTTTAAGGAGTGATCCTTAAAAGGGATGTTGTGATAAAAGCCACTGGGACAAGAGATCGGAGTCTGACTGCAAGAAGGTATAACTTCTGGGACACCCGTCAATCACAGCATAGCACACAGTGACCGCAAGTCAGTTCACGTTAATGGGACTGTACTCTCCCACTTATAGGAGTGAATTGAGCGGAGGTCACACTTAGCTACTCAAGCACTTCATCTACATAGTAGATAAAGAAGTGGTACTCCTCCACAGCCGGGCTTCattgaaaaatccctttaagctacAGTAAAGGAGCGAGCCACTGAAGTAAAACAGCGAGCTAAGTGGTGTCATAGGGTGCACTGCACATATCCGCTTAGTGGGAGAACGCTCCAACCTTCTAAAGTATCTCCAAAGATACTGCAGCGTCCAAGTCAACCCGTCAGAGAAGCTTCAAGCCATTCCTATGGTTCTGCCTCGTCCGTCACACATCATCAAAACTACAGAAGTTACTGATGAAAATAAGGTGCTCAGCCCTTCACACTGGTAAAAGGAAAGTAATAGAAAAGGCGCAACtttcttttttgtatatatttatcgAGTTCATGAGAGAGTCTGCTTAATGCTCGGATAGATTAGGGGAGGAAAAAACTTGTGCTCCTTTTCCCCCCAACCCCACAGTTTCACAACTCAGAAAAAGCCAACAATGTAAAGACCACTACACAGCACGCGACCACCCTGATCGACACAGGATCGAGGAGTAACACATGACCCCGCCACATTTATTCAgaactgcattttttttgttcAGGAACCCTCATGTGCCAGATTGGCATACAACGTGCTGCAGGCCACTTTGGCACGAATGGGgttaatatacatataaaaaaaaaaaattgtttaaaagggTGCAGGACATGAAAAAAAGCAGAGTTGACACCAACCAGCTGCTGCATGTCCCACAATGCATTGCTCTGCAAGCCCTCCCCCCAAAATACATCAATAGGGTTTAAATTAAATAAACGGGTCAATCCCCTCCCAATACCCCCTCAACCCCTAACCCAATCCCGACCCCTTCAAAGCATTCAGTTAATTTAATTAGAACCAGTTAAACCTGAAATATAAAGGTGAAACACTTTCTGGCACTGTCAGAAtattcctattaaaaaaaaaaattagctaaaATAACCAAATGGTAAGAAAGTGCCTGAAACATGTTACCAGCATTTAGAGCCCTTTCGAATTCAAGGCAGAAAAAGGTGtaaagtagttaaaaaaaaaaaacacaaaaaaaaaaaagttgaatctCCATGAAATTTTCAGGGAAAGTCCAGAGTTTGGGTTTAATGAAGGGGATTGGTGTGTGCCGCTGGCGCTGTGCTAAGTCTGCTCCTCCAGGCTCGTGTGATCTGTGCCTGAACATCTAATACATTTGGTTTCCTCATCTTTTCTCCTTCTCTCCATTTCCCATTCCACAAAGGTATCAAAGAGACTGGGCCACGCCTCGTCCTCACTGTAGTTGCTGAGGTCGGGTCCGATCACCTGAGTAAAGTTTAGGAACATGTTCCATGTGTCCCGGGATATTCCCTTGATCCCTGAGGGGTTCTCGCTTAGGAAGTCTAACCACTGGTCCAAAATAAGGGGTTTGTTTTGGGTGAAAACTAACTTCCAGAGGGCGATGGCTATTTCCCGGTGAAGTGACCGCTGCCCTTCTTCTGAGTCCAACCCAAACTGAAAGGTGAAGCGATAGAGATCCTTAAACTTATCTTCCTGCTTGGCTTCATTCAGGAGGTTGGAAAAGCGGCTGCAGATTCCTTCAATGCTGTCCGCATTTATTGCCCAGCATCCGTCAAAGAACTCTTTCCTGTACATGGGAAGAAAAGATAGATGGAGTATTATCAACCACTAAAAGACACGTATAGAACATATTCATATCCAGATCTACCCCAGCCGGTAACTGGCAGGAGGTGCATTGTGGGAAAAAAACTTCTCATAAACTCCAGAACTACTGGACCTTTTTGTCAGTGATGTGTTTCTATGGTGTTATGAAGAAAACTTGTATTTCCAATGTTACAAGAATTGTGGAATTTTTGAAAGTTTGTGTTCTTATATTCCTCTCTTTTGCATTACCATTTCATAAACAATTCAAGTATTTTCACTCAGCCAAAACTACCGCACAGAAATCATTACATGTAAttgtatatgaaaaaataaataaataaagaaaaagttaaaCCACCTCCTGTCATTTACCGACAGGTCATATATACTGGGTGACTTCAGTGACGATTAGGGGGTCAGTTTATATAACTAGACCGGGTTCACACCTCATTATTACTTTGGACATGTCAGGAGGGTCCCACGTGTCCACCCTTTCACCCGaatttgtgtgtgtgggggggggcctTCCCACCTGCTGACGTGTCTTCCAATAAACTGAGTGTTCCCCCCAGCAACGTCAGTCCTAATATGGACAGCGACATCACCGGGTCATCCCTCCTGCCGAGTGATATATGCATTCGTTGAGGCTGTGAGGAGAGATGCAATTCGCTGCATCCGTTCGCTAAGCGCATATGTTGCTCACCCGGAGTCTGCAGGATGAAAACATGTAGCTTGCCGTGTCTTTCCAACATGCATCTTTTGACCTAAGGTAGGTATAGTGCCCAGACGGAGgaaacaactatgcctccgtcgCCACCATTTGTCAATGGATACGGGTGCTTTCCCAACATGTACGCTTAGTGTATACAAAACACGTGAAGTGAACCCTCCCCTTACTGTATGCTTCCCAAAACTGACTTGAGATTCAATCTTGGAAACCCCACAAGCTCACAGAGCAAGTTACCAAGACTTGTTTTACAGACTGTTATAGTGTCTCGCCCTCCCTCCTGCACAGGGTGGAGGGCGAGCCATTACtagaattctaaaagttgattttagaagtcaggaggccatggataacaaatataagaatattaccacagtcttggtgtctggatctatcagaaagtgtccctggtttagcatgAAAGATTTTGAtcttggtttcctttaagtatttacTTGTTATGGGCATCATCTATTTGAATGAGCCGAGGTCACACATGCACAGTGTCCctccattcattcattcattctctAGCGGACTTATGAAGATAGCCCAGTATCGTCCCAAATGCACGTGAGGACTTTCTTCAATTCAAGTGTATCACCAACCAGAAATATAATACAATTTTGATCCATCTGCCCATTTTAGTGAAGGACACTGACCTAGTAAACTTGCACATGGTGGCAGCTTGGAATTTCCATGCTAAAACTAGCACCCGAAACTCTGTAGGGTCCACACACAAATCATTGCAAAACCGTTCCATGCCTTCTTCCAAGATGGCATCTTCCCGTTCATCCTTGTATCTCTTAAACAAGTCTTCAATTCTCTGTAGAGATGACACCTCGGCCCCCATGCCAGGCTCCTTCTTCTTTGCATCTCCAGCGGGTGCCTGAGGATGACTGGGCTCTACTGCTGCATCTTGCGCTTTCTTTGTTCCGTTAACCAAGATGTCCCCCGAGGCCTTCCCACCTGCTGACGTGTGTTCCTCCTTGTGTCCTGAGCTTCTCTTATGGGACTTGTTAGACTCCCGGTCCCCATTTTTACTGCCTAGTGTGGATGAAGGGTTCTTACACTTGGTGACACACTGGCCCATGTTGAGAGTGTCCAGTTTCAGAGCAGTCCGCCTTGTACCAGACACCGTCTCAACGGATGTTGGATACACGTCACCATGCCACCATCCTGAGGAGCTGTCTGACCTAGAAGGTGGAGAAAACATGAAGTGTGTTACTAATACTGAGCATTGTGTGTAAAGCGGATAGCCTCTCCACTAGTATGTGATATAAGTGGAAGAAACACTGAAATTGCACAACAAGCTGAACAAACTACTAGGTCAGTGTCATGTACCAAAAACCAATCactaataaagataaaacatagaaatatttattggtatactctaaaaacacctaaaaggcaGTCCCAAAAGTCTTATttttacagagataggatggcacATTATGGGAGtgccttttaggtgtttttagagtataccaataaatatttctatgttttatctttattagtGATTGGTTTTTGGTACATGACACTGACCTAGTAGTTTGTTCAGCATGTAATACTGAGCATTAACTCACCCCTGTAACACAAGGACACTTAATTTGCTAATAATTTGCCTTCAATTATTGCATAATTACATCTCTTGACGCCACCAGGGCAAGTAGCTGGGCTGTGGAGGCCGTGGCCAGCTTTTGGAGATAAACCATATCCTAATAATAGCAGGGGTGCACGTAGCTGCCATCTGTATGTAGTAACATGTATGCACCATCCCTGAAACATTGCTGTATACACAatgtccccccaccccccccacccgGCCTGACCACAGGGCTCACCGCTCGCTCTCCGTTTTGATATATACCACATTTCCTAATAAAGGAAATTCCTAGAATTCTTAATGCTGAACAGGTTACAAAGAAGCTGATTCACGCTTGCCGTTTGGCTTGCATCGGCTCTCACAGATTTCTATGCaagaggaattattattaacacGACTGCTgagaagtcttttttttttttttttttttttaatattttcttgcatttttaaaaaattccaaaaagcATATTACAGGCCCCAAATATTGGATTACAATTAACTGCATGTCAGATCTCAAAGACGCCCGGGGTTTGTTCTGTCCGTGAAACATTTGTGTATTTCTTTCCAAGaacagaagagcagattctggagAGAAATGTACTGTATGTACTCTTTGTAGTATGAATTTGTGTCTTTACACTACAGACTAGGCCATATACACCTGAAATATGCCCCACTACATAACACGCATCTGATATATATCTGATAAAGCTATATTTCTATGGATGCCTCTAGTATGAGAGAAATAGATTGATCtaattttatggatttttaaacCTATATATCTCCAAGTATCCATCTATAAAAGGTATCTAACCAATAAAAAGTGATGCAAAGCAAACACATAGAAAACAAACAGCAGAGTAGTATTTAGGCTCAGCTGCTCAGTGTAACAAGGCCCTGGTGGACTCCGGGGAGGGAATAACAGGCTGTTTACTCCAAGCCATGATACATAACAGCACCGTCTACAATATCAGGAAACCGCTTCCAAACGCGAAATATGGTCACCGAGAACACCCTCGCACTAGAAGGCCTCCTTATTTTTCCATAATCCTCCAGAAACAGgccaatacacatatatatatatatatacatatatatatatatatatatacatacacatacatacacatacatatacatacacatacatatacatacatatacatacacatatacatacatacacatatacatacatacacatacatatacatatacatacatatacatatacatacatatatatattgtacaatCAACTATAGGGAGACCTAACCAGTGCAGTGCATTACACACGTTGATATTGCACATACATCAGGATCACACGCCTGTTTCACTGTAACGGGAgagatttatacaattttttgaTAAAAATTTCTCATGTGTAAATTTTCCTTCCAGAGCTGGACCAAAAAGAGGAACATTCAAATAAACGGTCAAAGTTATCAAAGTCTGTAAAGTAGAAATTTCACAAAAATATTCCATGGTCCAGGCAAACTGGAGACAACTAGTGACAATCAGCGACAACGTGTTTCAACCCCCAAAAAATTGAGGCTGATACAAAAGGTC
This window contains:
- the DCUN1D3 gene encoding DCN1-like protein 3 isoform X2 gives rise to the protein MGQCVTKCKNPSSTLGSKNGDRESNKSHKRSSGHKEEHTSAGGKASGDILVNGTKKAQDAAVEPSHPQAPAGDAKKKEPGMGAEVSSLQRIEDLFKRYKDEREDAILEEGMERFCNDLCVDPTEFRVLVLAWKFQAATMCKFTRKEFFDGCWAINADSIEGICSRFSNLLNEAKQEDKFKDLYRFTFQFGLDSEEGQRSLHREIAIALWKLVFTQNKPLILDQWLDFLSENPSGIKGISRDTWNMFLNFTQVIGPDLSNYSEDEAWPSLFDTFVEWEMERRRKDEETKCIRCSGTDHTSLEEQT
- the DCUN1D3 gene encoding DCN1-like protein 3 isoform X1, which translates into the protein MRGLHPRQTWSDSSSGWWHGDVYPTSVETVSGTRRTALKLDTLNMGQCVTKCKNPSSTLGSKNGDRESNKSHKRSSGHKEEHTSAGGKASGDILVNGTKKAQDAAVEPSHPQAPAGDAKKKEPGMGAEVSSLQRIEDLFKRYKDEREDAILEEGMERFCNDLCVDPTEFRVLVLAWKFQAATMCKFTRKEFFDGCWAINADSIEGICSRFSNLLNEAKQEDKFKDLYRFTFQFGLDSEEGQRSLHREIAIALWKLVFTQNKPLILDQWLDFLSENPSGIKGISRDTWNMFLNFTQVIGPDLSNYSEDEAWPSLFDTFVEWEMERRRKDEETKCIRCSGTDHTSLEEQT